The genomic stretch GTATTACCAACATcacttgtttttgttgttgttttttcaCTCGGAGTGGATCTCTTCATGAAGTTGTCCTGAGTGGATCTCTTGAAGAGTGATCTTTTCTGTTCCTGCAACGCTCTTTTATGTTCCTTCAACCAGATTTAGCATGGTGATGTCGTTGACTTTGCTTCAACAAGATTTACTAAGCAATAGGCTATTGGACCATTAGGTGATCAATGGTCTCAAGTTGTTGATCTCAGAGCATTTTTCTGACAACTGCCCTAGAAACAAAACTTAGGCAGGATAATGAACAAGCACTCATTCTTGAAACAAACATGTTCCCGAATCCCGAGCAGCACAACTGCTTGAAAGTTGAAACACAGCTGGCAACGACTCGCGAGTTAGAAAGCCACCAGAGAGCACGGCTTGGAACAGAACTGATAGTTTCAGATATTTGTTGGTTCAAGCTCTGGTCCAAAGGAACACACCGCTGGAGCTCACGCGAGCAAGATGGCCAACGTTGTATGGATGTACAGAAAGCCTGCAAGGACTAGTCGTCATGTGCTCTCTCCAGAGGCACGATGTGTCCGAAGCCGAGAGGAAGCTATTCTCGCAGCTACCAACCAAGATGATGTCTATCGCCCCCTTTTTGTTTCCAATAAATAGGCTAGAGTCGTTGTAACCCAGAGTGCCCTGCAACAATCAATCAACTGCTCCCCCAGTATTCTTCATATATCTATTCTGATGAGCCCATGTGTTTCATACTAGAGAATTACACAAGGACTAATATACCGGATTTGGACGATTATGACGTTGTCAGACAATAGAAAGCACCAACATCATCGCGGTTTCCCTTCCTATGCCTCCAGAGATGGCTCGATCTTACCCCTTTCTTTCGGGTATGGACCTATGAGCTTATCCAAAACCACATAGTTGACAGAAAACACCCCTGCCAACATGATAGAATCACTGAGCATTTTTCCTATCCGGTGTGTGCGCCTACATGTCAGATGGCATAATAAGAATTAAAACCATACAATCTGACATAGAtataaaggaaaaaagagagtGCAAGGTGTAGATGTTGGAGGCTATACCAGCGGAAGTCATTGGTTCTAGGCTCGACTTGCCCAGAAAGATCCTCCAGCAGCTCAGCATTCTCTCGCGCTGTGCCATGAAAAATCTTCTTCTCCTGACACTCGTAGAGAACACTGTACATCTCCTCTTTCATCTTCTTGACTTTCGCTACCAAATCCTTTTCCCCGTCAACGGCAAGGCCCTGCAGCAGCTCATGCATTAGCACAAAATGAGTTTAAAATTCAGATAACAAATACTACAAGAAGATTCATGGATGTTGGGATATTCTAAAGATCTGGTGAAACACATGACACAAAAATAAGATTGTAGAATTTAAAATATTGCCTAATAcaactactacctctgtccatacatAGATGtattagatttgtcaaaatttggatgtatatagacactgtttccaaattttgacaaatctaagacatctattttATGGGGAGGGAGTACAATTCTGACAAATCTAATACATGATGATTTTTAATCCGTGTACATATGTGTGCCCTAAACTAAGCAGTCCGTCTGAAAACAAATCCGCAGATTTTCCGGCTAGTTCTTTTGTTCTGGTTCAAGCGAACAACAGTAAAGGAAAAAAAATC from Lolium rigidum isolate FL_2022 chromosome 4, APGP_CSIRO_Lrig_0.1, whole genome shotgun sequence encodes the following:
- the LOC124650422 gene encoding uncharacterized protein LOC124650422, coding for MSAALRHAARRIGGRALQHPPVEVQRRLFSAGRSSDAKGLAVDGEKDLVAKVKKMKEEMYSVLYECQEKKIFHGTARENAELLEDLSGQVEPRTNDFRWRTHRIGKMLSDSIMLAGVFSVNYVVLDKLIGPYPKERGKIEPSLEA